From Hyphomicrobiales bacterium 4NK60-0047b, the proteins below share one genomic window:
- the blaOXA gene encoding OXA-48 family carbapenem-hydrolyzing class D beta-lactamase OXA-54, translating into MKYVFGLFVTALVLLCGTLGFAHSHESISHPEWENFFKKEGVQGTVVFKELGRKQYHVYDFKRAQKRKIPASTFKVIHSLIAYETGTVKTANHLFKWDGKPQWLKAWEQDLTFREAIKVSAVPVYKRIAKSIGSQKMKYWLNRLSYGNEKIGGGIAKFWLSGDLRVSAVEQVDFLEKLYSGDLDASLKGQVFVRDILPVTQHKCFEIKGKTGLAFRKDKPHIGWAKAQQRVMFFALNIDIKDKKQYGLRQSIVVSLLEQGGLFEESFCAS; encoded by the coding sequence ATGAAATATGTCTTTGGACTATTTGTTACAGCTTTGGTTTTGCTTTGTGGCACTCTGGGCTTTGCTCACTCCCACGAGAGTATTTCACACCCTGAATGGGAAAATTTTTTTAAAAAGGAGGGTGTGCAAGGAACGGTTGTTTTCAAGGAACTTGGCCGCAAGCAGTATCATGTTTATGATTTTAAAAGAGCTCAAAAACGCAAGATACCTGCTTCAACTTTTAAGGTTATCCATAGTCTGATTGCTTATGAAACTGGTACTGTAAAGACAGCAAATCATCTATTTAAATGGGATGGAAAACCGCAGTGGTTGAAGGCTTGGGAGCAAGATTTAACATTTAGAGAGGCGATCAAAGTTTCGGCTGTTCCAGTTTATAAAAGAATTGCTAAATCGATTGGTTCTCAAAAAATGAAATATTGGCTTAATCGTTTATCTTATGGCAATGAGAAAATTGGCGGGGGTATTGCTAAATTTTGGTTGTCAGGAGATTTGCGTGTTTCAGCTGTTGAGCAGGTTGATTTTCTTGAAAAGCTCTATAGCGGGGACTTAGATGCCTCTCTAAAGGGGCAGGTCTTTGTTCGCGACATTTTGCCTGTTACACAACATAAGTGTTTTGAAATAAAGGGAAAAACTGGATTGGCTTTTCGAAAAGATAAGCCGCATATTGGTTGGGCAAAAGCTCAGCAAAGGGTTATGTTTTTTGCTTTAAATATTGATATAAAAGACAAAAAGCAATATGGCCTGCGTCAGTCAATTGTTGTTTCTTTATTGGAACAAGGTGGATTGTTTGAAGAGAGTTTTTGCGCGAGCTAA
- a CDS encoding Mth938-like domain-containing protein — MRELTYESYEMKHEAYYPEALELEAYGNGGFRFGEMSHKGSLLILQSGIYGWDVTEFDEVQPSHFQAVFDEADAHEFLIFGTGVKQRFPSKELKEAFQNATTKPGHEKGPGKGLWLEVMDTGAAARTYNVLIAEGRKVAAAFIAVD; from the coding sequence TTGCGCGAGCTAACTTATGAAAGTTATGAAATGAAACATGAAGCATATTACCCTGAGGCTCTTGAGTTAGAGGCTTATGGCAATGGTGGTTTTCGTTTTGGTGAGATGAGCCACAAGGGATCTTTGTTGATTTTGCAAAGTGGTATTTATGGGTGGGATGTGACTGAATTTGATGAGGTTCAGCCGTCGCATTTTCAAGCGGTGTTTGATGAAGCTGATGCCCATGAGTTTTTAATTTTTGGCACAGGCGTTAAGCAACGGTTTCCCTCCAAAGAATTAAAAGAAGCTTTTCAAAATGCTACAACTAAACCAGGACATGAAAAAGGGCCGGGAAAAGGTTTATGGCTTGAAGTGATGGACACTGGTGCAGCGGCTCGGACGTATAATGTGTTAATTGCTGAGGGACGCAAAGTTGCTGCGGCTTTTATTGCTGTTGACTAA
- a CDS encoding YbjN domain-containing protein — translation MASIEPSFDRTNNPVDMVEKLAAIHDWPFERTTDDELTLNVEGSWVDYHVSLNWRDDLEALHLACAFEMRVPEARIAEVYRLIALVNEQLWLGHFDIWPQDGLLLFRHGLMLNKAELTVEQCEALIASGLEASESYYQAFQYVVWAGKSAPEALASTMFATKGHA, via the coding sequence ATGGCTTCAATTGAACCAAGTTTTGATCGCACAAATAACCCGGTAGATATGGTTGAGAAGTTAGCCGCTATTCATGATTGGCCTTTTGAGCGCACAACTGATGATGAGCTGACGCTTAATGTTGAAGGGTCATGGGTTGATTATCATGTTTCGTTGAACTGGAGAGATGATTTAGAAGCTTTGCATTTAGCCTGCGCTTTTGAAATGCGTGTCCCTGAGGCGCGTATTGCTGAAGTGTATCGCTTAATCGCGCTTGTTAATGAGCAGCTTTGGCTTGGTCATTTTGATATTTGGCCGCAAGATGGGCTTCTGCTTTTCCGTCATGGATTAATGTTGAATAAAGCTGAATTAACGGTTGAGCAATGTGAGGCTTTGATCGCATCTGGATTGGAAGCTAGTGAGAGCTATTACCAGGCGTTTCAATATGTGGTTTGGGCTGGCAAGTCTGCGCCTGAAGCTTTGGCATCAACCATGTTTGCCACAAAAGGTCATGCATAA
- the trmFO gene encoding methylenetetrahydrofolate--tRNA-(uracil(54)-C(5)) -methyltransferase (FADH(2)-oxidizing) TrmFO, with amino-acid sequence MTKIDPIHIIGGGLAGSEAAWQAANAGVPVILHEMRPVVKTDAHQGEGLAELVCSNSFRSDDHENNAVGLLHEEMRQLNSIIMASGDKHKLPAGGALAVDRDHFSDEVTKALEAHELITIERSEVATIPPAEWDNVIIATGPLTSESLSKAIMELSGADSLAFFDAIAPIIHKDSIDFDKVWMQSRYDKVGPGGTGADYINCAMDEQEYNTFIDALLEGEKTDFKEWETNTPYFDGCLPIEVMAERGRETLRHGPMKPVGLTNPHKEEKSYAIVQLRQDNALGTLWNMVGFQTKLKYGEQAKIFSTIPGLENAVFARLGGLHRNTFLNSPEVLDNQLRLKADTRLRFAGQITGVEGYVESAATGLIAGRLAAAERLGIELTGPSIETAHGALINHITGGHLSSDFSGGLKSFQPMNINFGLIPPITEIPKTDENGKRLRGKEKSRAKKRIMAKRALSNLIEWGEKNPII; translated from the coding sequence ATGACAAAAATAGACCCAATTCATATCATAGGCGGCGGCCTCGCAGGCTCTGAAGCCGCCTGGCAAGCCGCAAACGCTGGCGTTCCAGTAATTCTCCATGAAATGCGCCCGGTAGTGAAGACAGACGCGCACCAAGGAGAAGGTTTAGCTGAACTCGTCTGCTCGAATTCATTCCGCTCAGACGATCATGAAAACAACGCCGTTGGCCTCCTTCATGAAGAAATGCGCCAGCTCAACTCCATCATCATGGCCAGCGGAGACAAACACAAACTCCCAGCAGGCGGCGCGCTTGCTGTCGACAGAGATCATTTTTCAGATGAAGTCACCAAAGCTCTAGAAGCCCATGAGCTCATCACAATTGAGCGCAGCGAAGTGGCCACCATACCACCAGCTGAATGGGATAATGTAATCATCGCAACCGGCCCTCTTACATCAGAGAGCTTAAGCAAAGCCATTATGGAGTTAAGCGGCGCAGATAGCCTGGCCTTCTTTGATGCCATCGCCCCCATCATCCATAAAGACAGCATCGACTTTGATAAAGTCTGGATGCAATCGCGCTATGATAAAGTCGGCCCTGGCGGCACTGGCGCTGACTACATCAACTGCGCCATGGACGAACAAGAATATAACACCTTCATTGACGCCCTTTTAGAAGGCGAGAAAACAGACTTCAAAGAATGGGAAACAAACACCCCTTATTTTGATGGCTGCCTCCCCATTGAAGTCATGGCCGAACGGGGAAGAGAAACCTTGCGCCATGGCCCAATGAAACCTGTCGGCCTTACAAACCCACACAAAGAAGAGAAATCATACGCCATCGTCCAGCTGCGCCAAGATAATGCCCTCGGCACACTATGGAATATGGTTGGTTTCCAAACCAAACTAAAATATGGCGAACAAGCAAAAATTTTCAGCACAATTCCAGGGCTCGAAAATGCCGTCTTTGCCCGCCTTGGTGGCTTACACAGAAATACATTTCTCAATAGCCCCGAAGTCCTTGATAATCAGCTCCGGTTAAAGGCAGACACCCGCCTTCGCTTTGCCGGCCAAATCACTGGCGTAGAAGGCTATGTCGAAAGCGCCGCAACAGGCCTCATCGCAGGCAGACTAGCAGCAGCTGAAAGGTTAGGAATTGAGCTAACAGGCCCATCTATTGAAACCGCCCACGGCGCGTTGATTAATCACATAACAGGCGGCCACCTCAGCTCAGACTTCTCTGGCGGCCTCAAAAGCTTCCAGCCAATGAACATCAATTTCGGGCTTATCCCACCAATAACAGAAATCCCCAAAACTGATGAGAATGGCAAGCGCTTGCGCGGCAAAGAAAAATCCCGCGCCAAAAAACGCATCATGGCAAAACGCGCCCTCTCAAACCTCATCGAATGGGGTGAGAAAAATCCTATTATTTGA